In Leclercia pneumoniae, the genomic window GCGGCAATGAGCCCCAGCAGCCTGCGTAGCAAATTCCGCCAGACCTATGGCTGCACGGTCTTCGACTACCTGCGCGACTGCCGCCTGGCGCTGGCGCGTCGCTGTCTGCTGGAAGGGCATAGCGTGCAGCAGGCGGCGTGGATGTCCGGCTATCAGCACGCCACCAATTTCGCCACCGCTTTCCGCCGTCGTTACGGCATCTGCCCCGGCAGTGTGCGCAGCGGCTGTTAATCCGCTTTTCTCCCAATCGCAAACGCTTTACGTGCGTTTTGTCATTGCGCATACATAACCTGGCAGCGCGCATAGCTGTTTGCGAGATGAAAAAGGTAATAATTCTTATTAACAATTAGAAATGCCTTTGGAGATTTTCATGTTCGCTAAATCGCGCTTAGCCCTGCTGGTGGGATGCGTTACCGGCAGCGTTGCTTTCCCTTTACTTGCTCAGGAGACGCCGAAAAACGATACCGTGGTGGTCACCTCGCAAATGCAGAGCGGCGCTACCAAACTGGAGACCCCGGATATCGAAACCCCGCAGGCGGTATCCATTGTCACCCGCGAACAGTTTGAAGAGCAGGGAGCCACCAGCGTACGTCAGGCGGTGAGCTACACGCCGGGGGTGTACAGCAACCAGATTGGCGCCTCCAACCGCTTCGACTACATCGTGCTGCGTGGTTTCTCCGACGGCAGTCTGGATAACGTCTATCTTGACGGGCTGAAGATGATGGGCGATACCAACTCCCACAGCTCGCTGGTGGTCGACCCCTGGTTCCTTGAAAATATCGAAGTGGTGCGCGGCCCGGCATCGGTGCTGTATGGTCGTTCATCGCCGGGCGGGATTGTCGCCCTCACTTCGCGCAAACCCTCCTTCGATACAGGTGGGGAGGTGAAACTCTTCGCCGGAAACAATAACCAGCGCGGGGCGATGTTCGACGTCACCGGTCCCCTGGACGACAACGACCGCGTGGCGGCGCGCCTGAGCGGAATGACCCGCTACGCCGACTCCCAGTTCGATCCGCTGAAAGAGGAGCGTTACGCGCTGATGCCGTCCGTGACCTGGCGGAGCACCGATAACACCCGCCTGGATCTGATGGCCTATCTCCACCGCGACCCGGAAGGGGGCAGCCACTCCGGCCTGCCTTATGACGGAACCGTGGTGCCGCACGCCGGCCAGCGCATCTCAAACACCTTCTTCGAGGGTGAAGACGACTACGACAAGTACGACCGCCGCGAGAACATGGTGGGCTACAACGTTGAACATCTGTTTGATAACGGCTGGACAGTGCGCCAGAAGCTGCGTTATCTGCACACCAAAGTGAAGCTGAATCAGGTCTATGCCTCAGGCTGGCTGAACGATACCGAGCTGAACCGCGGCTACTCCGGCTCCGATGAGAAGATGAACGCCATCACCCTGGATAGCCAGGTTGACGGCAGCTTCGATACCTGGGCGCTGAACCACCGCGTATTGATTGGTCTCGACTATCAGGATCGCAGCAACAATACCACCGGCTACTATGGCAGCTTCCCGCCGATCGACGCCTTTAATCCGGTGTATGGCGCGGGCCCGATTGACATCTCCATGTATAGCCAGGAGAAGCATAAGCTGCGTCAGACTGGCTACTACCTGCAGGATCAGATTTCCCTCGATCGCTGGCGCCTGACCCTGGGGGGCCGTTACGACCAGGTGAGCGTGTCGAATATCGATAAGCTGAACAACACCCGCAGCAACCTGGATAAGAACAATTTCAGCAGCCGCGCGGCGTTGCTGTATCTGTTTGATAACGGTGTTGCGCCGTACATTAGCTATTCCACCGCCTTTACCCCGACCAGCTTTGCTGACGAGAACGGCAACGTGCTGGATCCGATGAAGGGCAAGCAGTGGGAAGCGGGTGTGAAGGTGGAGCCGGAGGGGATGAACAGCCAGTTCAGCGCCTCGGTATTCCGCATCAATCAGAAAAATATCGCCACCAAAGAGGAGCCAACCGATCCGTACCGCTCCATCGGCGAGATTGAATCTGAAGGGGTGGAACTGGAAGCGGTAGGACAGATCACCGACAACCTGCGCCTGCAGGCGGCTTATACCTATACCGATATTCGCTACAAGAAGAGCAGCCCGGAAGAGGAGGGCAAACGCGCGGTCTACGCCCCACGCAATATGGCCAGCACCTGGCTGAGCTATGACGTGAAAAGCGGCCCGCTGGATGGCCTGACCCTCGGCTCTGGCGTGCGCTATGTGAATGGCGTCACCAGCGACCGTCTGAACACCCATACCTTACCCTCGTATACGCTGGTGGATATGGCGGTGGGCTACGACTTCTCGAAGCTGGGGTTAAAAGGCTTTAGCGCGCAGCTAAACGTCAATAACCTGACGGATGAAGACTACGTGGCGTCCTGTAACTCACTCTCATATTGCTACTTTGGCGCCGAGCGAAGCATTGTGGGTAGCGTCTCCTGGAAGTTTTAACCGCCTGACGCACCGATCTGAGCCCCAGGGATGGGGCTTACTCCTCCATCGCCATATTCACCGCCTCACCCATCTGCTCGACCGCCATACGATGTTTCTCGTTCGGCGGCAGGGCGCAATTGATGCGCAGGCAGTTACGGTACTTACCCGACGCCGAAAAGAGCGACCCTGCCGCAATCTGAATATTAAACCGGCTAAGCTCGCGGGCGACGCAGACCATATCCACGTGTTCTGGCAGCTCTACCCACAGCATATAGCTCCCCTTCGGCCGGGTGACGCAGATCCCGCACGGGAAAAATTGCCGCACCCAGCAGGTGTAGGTCTCGATGTTTTGTTGATAAATCTGGCGCATCCGGCGCACGTGGCGATGGTAGTACCCCTCGCGGATAAAGGCGGCCAGCGCCAGCTGGCTTGAGGGGACATTGGTGCCGCTCGCGGCATATTTCATGTGCATCACCCGATCGTAATAGCGACCGGGGGCAATCCAGCCCACGCGCAAGCCAGGCGCCACGGTTTTGGTAAAGGAGTTGCACAGCAGCACCCGGCCATCGATGTCAAGAGAGTGAATCGAGCTGGGGCGCGGGTACTCGTATGCCAGCTCGCCGCAGATATCATCTTCAAAAATAACAATATCGTGGCGCTGGGCCAGCGCAAGCAGCTGGCGTTTACGGGCCTCCGGCATGATAAAACCGAGCGGATTGTTGCAGTTGGGCACCACAATCACCCCTTTGATCGGCCACTGCTCCAGGGCCAGCTCCAGCGCTTCAACGCTGATCCCGGTCCCGGGATCGGTGGGGATCTCGATGGCTTTGATACCGAGTCCCCGCAGCATCTGCATCGTGCCGTAGAACGAGGGAGATTCAAGGGCCACGATATCGCCAGGCTTGCAGATCGTCAGCAGCGCCAGGGAGAGCGCGCTATGGCATCCGCTGGTGATGATCAGATCGTCGGCGGTCACGACCGATCCGGCATCCAGCATCAGCCGTGCGATCTGCTCGCGCAGTTCCCGGCGCCCCGGTAGCTCGTCGTAGCTGAGGATCTCGTTGACGTTGTGCTGAACGACCCGGCTAAGCTCTTTCCACAGAGGTTTGAGGGTTGGCTGGCTCAGATCCGGCTGCCCGCCGCCAAACGCCGTGATACCTGTTTTGGTGCGCCCCTCCATCAGGGTCAGTATCTCATCCCAGTGGGTCACCTCTACCGGGCGCTGCACCGGACGAGACATGGCCGGAACCGGGGGCTGCGCTTTACGGTGGGCAACAAAATAGCCTGAGCGCGGCTGGGGGGTAATCAACTGCAGATTTTCGAGGATCTGGTAGGCCTGCTGCACGGTGCTGATACTGACGCCATGCTCCTGGCTCAGGGCACGCACCGAGGGCAGGCGCTCGCCGCTGCGATACAGCCCTTGTTCAATGCGTTCTGCCAGCAGGTTGGCCAGGTGTTGATAGCGCGTCATAGCTGTATCCTTTGTTATCACCATACAGAATTCAATAGCAGTACAGATCGGGGCAAAAATTGCCATTCAGATCCTGTTTTAACGGATCTGTATGTTAAACAAAAGTTATTTTTGAATCTGTATTGCCGGGTGTGAAATCCGTGATGATAACGGCTCTGACAACCTGAGGAGCGCAATATGGAATTCTATGAAAACCGGGCAAAAAGACCGTTCTACCTGTTCATCTGGATGGGAAAGTTGCTTGTCCGCTGGTATCGCATTAACCAGACGCGGCGCATTCTGAACCGGCTGAGTGATGAACATCTGCGGGATATTGGTCTGTCGCGGGCGGATTTGGGACGTTATGGGCAGGATGGCCGGATGAAGTGACATCTCATCCGGCGGGTCACAGCATTACTCGGCGGTAGGTTTACCGGTATTTTCAGCAATGCGGCGCAGGTATTCGTTATTTTTGAACGCGACCATAATCAGTTCAAACGTGACGCGGCAGCCGATCAGGCTAAACAGCATGCCGAAAAAGCCGGCAATCAGGCTGCCGGTGAACATGGAGTAGAGCCCGCCGATCAGGATGAACAGCATGACGATCCAGTAGAAGAAGACCAGTACGCGCGGTGTGAGCAGGTAGTCAAATCCCAGAAGTTGTTTCATTTTTAATCCTTGATAATGTTTATTTTGCGCGCTGATTATAAAGTCCTTCGCCGTGATGTACAGGCCTGATATCCCCTTAAAATAGTGCGAAATCAGGGGGTTGCTATTTTAAAAGTTCGAGTGTTTGCGCCCTGGGCCGCGAAATTAACGCCACCGCCTCGTCCCAGGAGCGCACGTTGTTATAGCCCATGACCAGTCCGTAGCGCTTGCCCGAACCGCGATACCACTCCGACAACGCATTCACCTGCAGCTGCTGCTCTTGCCAGCAGCGGGCGATCTCGCGGTCGTTATTGCCTGCGGTGAGGAACGCCACGATGTGCATCCCGCCGTCGTTTTGCTCGGTGAAAAAGCGATCGCCATACACCTCCTGCAACGCCGCGATCATCCAGTCGCGCCGCTGTTGATACAGGGCGCGCATCTTTTTCAGATGGCGAAAGAAATGGCCATCATTAATAAATGCGGTGAGGATCTTCTGCGTCAGCACCGGCTGACCGCTGGCGACAATATCCGCGCAGTCGGTAAAGGCGGGTACCGTACTGGTGGGCATCACCACGTAACCGAGACGCAGCGAAGGCATCACCGTTTTGCTGAACGAGCCCATAAAGATCACCCGATCGTGTCGATCAAGGCTCTTCAGTGAGGGCAGCACCTTGCGGGTATAGTGAAACTCGCCGTCGTAGTCATCTTCGATGATCCAGGCATCATTTCGGGTCGCCCAGTCGAGTAACTGCTGCTTGCGCGGCAGCGACAGCGTGACCGCCAGCGGGCTCTGATGCGAGGGGGTGACGATAGCAAAGCGGGCATCCGCATGATGGCGCAGCAGATAATCGGTATCCATGCCCGCGCGATCCACCGGTACGGTATGCAGGTTTGGCACAATACGCTTTAGTAGCTGTTGGCCCATAAAATAGCCCGGATCTTCAAACAGCACCTTATCGCTACGGCTGGCAAGCGTGTCGAGGATCAGACGCAGGCTGCCGCTGTAGCCGCTGGTGATCAGCACCTGTTCGGCACTGAAGGAGAGTCCCCGGGAGATATTCAGATAGCTGGCAATCGCCTGGCGCAGTGGATACCAGCCCATCACCGGCGGATTCAGCATCTCTTCCTGGCGCATGGCGCGGGTCGCTTGTCCTGCCAGTAGCAACCACTTTTTATAGGGAAAGCTGTCCAGCGACGGGATACCCGGGCGTAAAAAACCGGCCCGTTCGCGCTGGGCAATAAGCGAGGCCGGCAGCGTGCCGGTTACGGCCTCTGACGACGGGGAGGGGCTGGCGGGCAGGATCAGATCCGGATTCACCCGCGTACCGCGTGCCCCCTGGCTTACCAGATACCCTTCGCCGCTTAAAATGGCGTAGGCGGTTTCAACGGTTTTACGCGCCACCTTCAGCTCTGCCGCCAGTACGCGGATAGCCGGAACTTTATCGCCAGGTTTCAGGATACCGCGCGTAATATTGTCCCGGTAGCGGGTATAAATCTGCTGATATCCCGGCTTCATGTCCTACCTCTTTTAACGGTTTTTGTATCTTTTGACTATGTCATAAACGGCGTACATTTGCCTCATCGCAATGACTATGCCGCCCCAAAAAGAGGAAAGAAAATGAGCACTCGCGTTAATCATCACACAGCCACACCTGCCCTCAGTAAAGCCCTGTCCGATCTGAGCATGGCGGTGGCCAAAACCTCGCTCGACCCGGCCCTGAAGCATCTGATTGATATTCGTGTTTCACAGCTGAACGGCTGTACGTTCTGTCTGGATATGCACTCGAAGGAGGCGAAAATCGCCGGTGAGCGTGAACTGCGCCTTTATCACCTTGCCGCCTGGCGTGAGTCTCCGCTGTTCAACGCCCGCGAAAAAGCGGCGCTGGCCTTTACCGAAGCGCTGACCCAAATCAGCGCCCACGGGGTGAGCGACGCGCTGTACCGCAGCGTGGCGGAGCACTTCTCTGACGTGGAGATTTCCGAACTGAATTTCGCCATCGTGGCCATCAATGCCTGGAACCGCTTAGGCATCACCTCCCGCATGGTGCCCGGCGCGCTGGATGAGGCCTATGGTCTGAAAAAGGCTAACCTGTAACCCCGTGTTCGCGGATCATCGACACCAGCGCCCGCAATCCCGGCGGGATATGGCGATGACCGGGATAGTAGAGACGCAGCCCAGCGAAAGGCTGCGTCCAGTCGTTTAGCGCGGTGATCAGCTCACCGCGGTTCAGCTCTTGCTGAATATAGAGTTCCGGTAAAAATCCCACCCCCAGCCCTGCTTTTACCGCCCGGATCGAGGCAAACAGATCCGAGGTGGCAAAGCGCGCCGGCACTGCGAGGGCGAGCTGTTCTCCGCGTCGCGCCAACTCCCAGCGATAGCTCCCGCCGTGGGCCATGCGCATACCAATCCCCTGATGCCGCAGCAGATCGTCCGGCACCGTTGGGGTGCCGTGGCGGGCGAAATAGTCCGGCGTGGCGGTCACCACCTGGCGAATATCGGCGGTAAGGGGGATAGCGATCATGTCCTGGGGAACCGACTCCGCCAGGCGGATGCCGGCATCGTAACCCTCGGCCACGATGTCGATCATTCGCGCTTCACTTACCGTTTCGACCCGCATTTTCGGGTAGCGCTGCATATAGTCAATCAGCAGGGCATCAAGAAACAACGCGCCCACGTTGTTCGGCACGTTCAGGCGCAACGTACCGGCGGGTTCACCGGTATCGCTATGGATCTCCTCGCTGGCCTGGCGAATTTCCTGTAACGCCGGGCCAATGCGCGCCACATAGCGCTGCCCGGCGTCGGTAAGCGCCACGCTGCGGGTCGTGCGGTTGAAGAGTCGGGTCTGCAGGCGGCTCTCCAGCCCGGCCACCGCATTGCTTACCGCCGTGGCGGACATCCCCAGCTCCTGCGCCGCCGCGCGAAAACTGCCGCGACGGACAACCGCCATCACCACTTCCAGCTCTGTCAGTCCTGAACGATGCATACATTATCATGAAAATCGAAATAACCTTTGCAGCATAGCGTGGATTATCGAAACGACGTAGTCGTGCCAGACTGGCTCTACACCGTCTGAGGAGGTTTTTATGCGCAACATCGAACAGATCTACATTAACGGCGAGTTTGTGACCCCGCACGGCAGCGAACGGTTTGATCTCTGGAACCCGGCCACCGCCCGGGTGTTCGGGCAGGTACGGCTTGCGGACAGTCAGGATGCCGAACGCGCCATTGCGGCGGCAAAAGCGGCGTTTCCGGCGTGGGCAAACACCCCTAAAGCGACGCGAATTGCGGCTCTGCAGCGGATGTACGCCGCCGTGGCGGCCCGACAGGACGCGCTGCTGGAGGCG contains:
- the foxA gene encoding ferrioxamine B receptor FoxA, translating into MPLEIFMFAKSRLALLVGCVTGSVAFPLLAQETPKNDTVVVTSQMQSGATKLETPDIETPQAVSIVTREQFEEQGATSVRQAVSYTPGVYSNQIGASNRFDYIVLRGFSDGSLDNVYLDGLKMMGDTNSHSSLVVDPWFLENIEVVRGPASVLYGRSSPGGIVALTSRKPSFDTGGEVKLFAGNNNQRGAMFDVTGPLDDNDRVAARLSGMTRYADSQFDPLKEERYALMPSVTWRSTDNTRLDLMAYLHRDPEGGSHSGLPYDGTVVPHAGQRISNTFFEGEDDYDKYDRRENMVGYNVEHLFDNGWTVRQKLRYLHTKVKLNQVYASGWLNDTELNRGYSGSDEKMNAITLDSQVDGSFDTWALNHRVLIGLDYQDRSNNTTGYYGSFPPIDAFNPVYGAGPIDISMYSQEKHKLRQTGYYLQDQISLDRWRLTLGGRYDQVSVSNIDKLNNTRSNLDKNNFSSRAALLYLFDNGVAPYISYSTAFTPTSFADENGNVLDPMKGKQWEAGVKVEPEGMNSQFSASVFRINQKNIATKEEPTDPYRSIGEIESEGVELEAVGQITDNLRLQAAYTYTDIRYKKSSPEEEGKRAVYAPRNMASTWLSYDVKSGPLDGLTLGSGVRYVNGVTSDRLNTHTLPSYTLVDMAVGYDFSKLGLKGFSAQLNVNNLTDEDYVASCNSLSYCYFGAERSIVGSVSWKF
- a CDS encoding PLP-dependent aminotransferase family protein translates to MTRYQHLANLLAERIEQGLYRSGERLPSVRALSQEHGVSISTVQQAYQILENLQLITPQPRSGYFVAHRKAQPPVPAMSRPVQRPVEVTHWDEILTLMEGRTKTGITAFGGGQPDLSQPTLKPLWKELSRVVQHNVNEILSYDELPGRRELREQIARLMLDAGSVVTADDLIITSGCHSALSLALLTICKPGDIVALESPSFYGTMQMLRGLGIKAIEIPTDPGTGISVEALELALEQWPIKGVIVVPNCNNPLGFIMPEARKRQLLALAQRHDIVIFEDDICGELAYEYPRPSSIHSLDIDGRVLLCNSFTKTVAPGLRVGWIAPGRYYDRVMHMKYAASGTNVPSSQLALAAFIREGYYHRHVRRMRQIYQQNIETYTCWVRQFFPCGICVTRPKGSYMLWVELPEHVDMVCVARELSRFNIQIAAGSLFSASGKYRNCLRINCALPPNEKHRMAVEQMGEAVNMAMEE
- a CDS encoding DUF1127 domain-containing protein, with the translated sequence MEFYENRAKRPFYLFIWMGKLLVRWYRINQTRRILNRLSDEHLRDIGLSRADLGRYGQDGRMK
- a CDS encoding DUF4282 domain-containing protein, whose product is MKQLLGFDYLLTPRVLVFFYWIVMLFILIGGLYSMFTGSLIAGFFGMLFSLIGCRVTFELIMVAFKNNEYLRRIAENTGKPTAE
- a CDS encoding PLP-dependent aminotransferase family protein produces the protein MKPGYQQIYTRYRDNITRGILKPGDKVPAIRVLAAELKVARKTVETAYAILSGEGYLVSQGARGTRVNPDLILPASPSPSSEAVTGTLPASLIAQRERAGFLRPGIPSLDSFPYKKWLLLAGQATRAMRQEEMLNPPVMGWYPLRQAIASYLNISRGLSFSAEQVLITSGYSGSLRLILDTLASRSDKVLFEDPGYFMGQQLLKRIVPNLHTVPVDRAGMDTDYLLRHHADARFAIVTPSHQSPLAVTLSLPRKQQLLDWATRNDAWIIEDDYDGEFHYTRKVLPSLKSLDRHDRVIFMGSFSKTVMPSLRLGYVVMPTSTVPAFTDCADIVASGQPVLTQKILTAFINDGHFFRHLKKMRALYQQRRDWMIAALQEVYGDRFFTEQNDGGMHIVAFLTAGNNDREIARCWQEQQLQVNALSEWYRGSGKRYGLVMGYNNVRSWDEAVALISRPRAQTLELLK
- a CDS encoding carboxymuconolactone decarboxylase family protein → MSTRVNHHTATPALSKALSDLSMAVAKTSLDPALKHLIDIRVSQLNGCTFCLDMHSKEAKIAGERELRLYHLAAWRESPLFNAREKAALAFTEALTQISAHGVSDALYRSVAEHFSDVEISELNFAIVAINAWNRLGITSRMVPGALDEAYGLKKANL
- a CDS encoding LysR family transcriptional regulator — translated: MHRSGLTELEVVMAVVRRGSFRAAAQELGMSATAVSNAVAGLESRLQTRLFNRTTRSVALTDAGQRYVARIGPALQEIRQASEEIHSDTGEPAGTLRLNVPNNVGALFLDALLIDYMQRYPKMRVETVSEARMIDIVAEGYDAGIRLAESVPQDMIAIPLTADIRQVVTATPDYFARHGTPTVPDDLLRHQGIGMRMAHGGSYRWELARRGEQLALAVPARFATSDLFASIRAVKAGLGVGFLPELYIQQELNRGELITALNDWTQPFAGLRLYYPGHRHIPPGLRALVSMIREHGVTG